In one Plasmodium falciparum 3D7 genome assembly, chromosome: 14 genomic region, the following are encoded:
- a CDS encoding U1 snRNP-associated protein, putative, with translation MEEMRSLLDSLMGKDRNETDSKKKYSFKDENVCKYYLIDFCPHDLFPNTKSDIGRCKNIHSDILKEQLEKHEDYKYYLAKYQQMFMKTLERIIDVADMKIEKTKEKLKHMSNTPNNTSDKKTKIESINSHICDLLKQSEEAGEKGDLNKATSFNNQITMLQEEIKRLTEEMQKSNDGNLKVCEICGAMQAVGDMVQRFENHINGKQHLGFDKIRNTFNKLKEEIKEREEIIEEYRKTRHHSSDKRHSKRDRHHHRDYYERRSSRHKKSSERYHRNHHSNKRSRKRSHSDRSKSSSVHHSNKKSRKRSHSDRSKSSSVHNSNDRHKRRSVKYDIEDN, from the exons ATGGAAGAAATGagat CTTTGTTAGATTCCCTTATGGGAAAGGACAGAAATGAAACTGAttcaaagaaaaaatattcttttaaagatgaaaat gtatgtaaatattatttaattgatTTTTGCCCTCATGACCTATTTCCCAACACCAAGAGTGATATAGGAAG GtgcaaaaatatacattcagatatattaaaagaacaaTTGGAAAAACATGaagattataaatattatttagcTAAATATCAGCAGATGTTTAtga AAACGTTGGAAAGGATTATAGATGTTGCTGATATGAAAATAGAAAAGactaaagaaaaattaaaacatatgTCAAATACTCCAAATAATACTTCtgataaaaaaacaaa aatTGAAAGTATTAATAGTCACATATGTGATTTGCTAAAGCAATCTGAAGAAGCGGGGGAAAAG GGAGATTTAAATAAGGCTACTAGTTTTAATAATCAAATCACCATGCTTCAGGAAGAAATTAAGAGGTTAACAGAAGAAATGCAGAAATCGAACGATGGAAATTTAAAG gtTTGTGAAATATGTGGTGCTATGCAAGCTGTTGGAGATATGGTGCAACGTTTTGAAAACCACATAAATGGAAAACAACATTTAGGTTTcgataaaataagaaatacgttcaataaattaaaagaagaaataaaggAAAGAGAGGAAATTATAGAAGAATATAGGAAAACAAGACACCACAGTAGTGATAAGCGTCATTCAAAAAGAGATAGACATCATCATAGGGATTATTATGAGAGAAGAAGTTCAAGACATAAGAAATCATCAGAAAGATATCATAGAAATCATCATTCAAATAAAAGATCAAGAAAGAGGTCACATTCCGATAGAAGTAAATCAAGTAGTGTTCAtcattcaaataaaaaatcaagAAAAAGATCACATTCAGATAGAAGTAAATCAAGTAGTGTTCATAATTCAAATGACAGACATAAGAGACGCTCAGTCAAATATGATATAGAAGATaattaa
- a CDS encoding dynactin subunit 4, putative, producing the protein MKNRVYLLVDDKLFKLKELYFCVICSEIKNDYNIKNEIEYYFCNGCTQIYSVNESSFYSYQCLRCFQCPFCFSTLITCHELVDETKNNINHEECYNSSDNVKNSFSEEEIELVNKSKKKNKKIYTDEKDTLHNESINHNKNNMKNMFYFKCPYCLWSSINTVCKPKLEDLIADMINLEKKNNVFRLEFENILDEFMKYNEELKKQNKKKNKIKNYDQRKLNLTIKKRDYVKSEYDGNNNGPLELKNDHSTFHLNNNDNNNDNDNIDNHNNNTLICNKSNIKIEKIKLNDILNDEHVKLKNNFPNIYEIQNDNITFLKSTCLHYFDEHMESELNKHMNDKENCLNDETCNEYNIKKNNIMEYKKLPNIIIDSGKYPSLEHTYIYPYNYYKGFEELKPLRKKLLCKQSKRCTGCKQHVVKLHNNTNLGSTYRLNNNALKFIPRIYINDFKLIKKENGILNFILINPLEEEMNIKLLPEIDYQFLKSLHINNIQANCLSNSHEPYEFYLNTYDEIIDELIKDDEQNNITNVITTKHTIIKKQNNMALIIMTFIYNDQIMNSNTYKEDKNNNHDINYMPNQNITNSLDKIEKLNFPIILECSFSDKSKKNHKLKLNLLFTNNIQTKIFHQYALN; encoded by the coding sequence ATGAAAAATCGGGTGTACTTATTAGTTGATGATAAGTTGTTTAAATTAAAGGAATTATACTTTTGTGTTATATGTtctgaaattaaaaatgattataatataaagaacgaaattgaatattatttttgtaatggatgtacacaaatatatagtGTTAATGAAAGCTCTTTTTATTCGTATCAATGTTTAAGATGTTTTCAATGTCCATTTTGTTTCAGCACGTTAATAACATGTCATGAATTAGTAGacgaaacaaaaaataatataaaccatGAGGAATGTTATAATAGTAGTGATAATGTGAAAAATAGTTTCTCTGAAGAAGAAATAGAATTAgtaaataaaagtaaaaaaaaaaacaagaaaatatatactgATGAAAAAGATACATTACATAATGAATCCataaatcataataaaaacaatatgaagaatatgttttattttaaatgtcCCTATTGTTTGTGGTCATCTATTAATACAGTTTGTAAACCTAAGCTTGAAGATTTGATAGCGGATATGATAaatttggaaaaaaaaaataatgtgtTCAGATTAGaatttgaaaatatattagatgaatttatgaaatataatgaagaattaaagaaacaaaataaaaaaaaaaataaaataaaaaattatgatcaaagaaaattaaatctaacaataaaaaaaagggatTATGTAAAATCAGAATATGATGGAAATAATAATGGACCACtcgaattaaaaaatgatcatTCGACTTTTCaccttaataataatgataacaataatgataatgataatattgataatcataataataatacattaatATGTAATAAGTCAAATATAAAGATAGAGAAGATAAAATTGAATGACATTTTAAATGATGAACACgtcaaattaaaaaataattttcctaatatatatgaaatacaaaatgataatataactTTTTTGAAATCAACTTGTTTGCATTACTTTGATGAGCATATGGAAAGTGAgttaaataaacatatgaaTGATAAGGAAAATTGCCTAAATGATGAAACCtgtaatgaatataatataaaaaaaaataacataatggAGTATAAGAAATTAcctaatataattattgatTCTGGGAAATATCCTTCACTtgaacatacatatatatatccatataattattacaaaggttttgaagaattaaaaccactcagaaaaaaattattgtgTAAACAATCAAAAAGATGTACTGGTTGTAAACAGCACGTAGTGAAATTGCATAATAATACTAATTTGGGTTCTACCTATCGGCTTAATAATAATGCTTTAAAATTCATAccaagaatatatattaatgattttaaattaataaagaaagaaaatggaatacttaattttattttaatcaaTCCTCTTGAAGaagaaatgaatataaaactATTACCAGAAATAGATTatcaatttttaaaaagtctacatataaataatatacaagcTAATTGTTTATCTAATAGCCACGAACCTTATGAATTTTATCTTAATACCTATGATGAAATTATAGATGAATTGATTAAGGatgatgaacaaaataatattactaaTGTTATAACCACGAAACatacaattataaaaaagcAAAATAACATGgccttaataataatgacttttatatataatgaccAAATAATGAATTCAAATACATATAaggaagataaaaataataatcatgatataaattatatgccCAATCAAAATATTACTAATTCATTAGACaaaattgaaaaattaaattttccTATAATTCTTGAATGCTCTTTTTCAGATAAGTccaaaaaaaatcataaattaaaattaaaccttctttttacaaataatattcaaaCGAAAATATTCCATCAATATGCtcttaattaa